A genome region from Chryseobacterium sp. G0186 includes the following:
- a CDS encoding helix-turn-helix domain-containing protein, with protein sequence MPHRIQFNSIHLFYEEGGTFTVDFKVINIKKRYILFVSPNQISQFHHPVTSKGRVMIFTEDFLCKGSIQSQFYGHAHLFNDPLTLPYFDLGDRFEEVSSLFDYIEKELARPYNEMQTMLLNNYLFNILLIAERVPVNTENKLDICGNKILVSKFKSLVNKNLHQQYGLNYYSEELNIGLRTLQNAFLKVENQTPKQWLINRMVLEIKRNLMYNGISISEIAYKLGFNEVTNFTKFFKSKTGVTPTQFRKSFQE encoded by the coding sequence TTGCCCCATAGAATACAGTTTAATAGCATTCATCTTTTTTACGAAGAGGGAGGAACTTTTACGGTAGATTTTAAAGTAATCAATATTAAGAAGAGGTATATTCTTTTTGTTTCTCCCAATCAGATCAGTCAATTCCATCATCCGGTTACCTCTAAAGGACGGGTCATGATTTTCACGGAGGATTTTCTCTGTAAAGGGAGTATTCAAAGTCAATTTTATGGACATGCCCATTTATTTAATGATCCTTTAACTTTACCTTATTTTGATCTGGGAGATAGATTTGAAGAAGTTTCCTCACTATTTGATTATATCGAAAAAGAGTTGGCCAGACCTTATAATGAGATGCAAACTATGCTGTTAAATAACTATTTATTCAACATTCTTCTTATAGCAGAAAGGGTACCTGTAAACACTGAAAATAAGCTGGATATTTGTGGGAATAAGATATTGGTTTCAAAGTTCAAGTCTCTTGTTAACAAAAACCTCCATCAGCAATATGGGTTAAACTACTACAGTGAAGAATTGAACATCGGCCTGAGAACCTTGCAAAATGCTTTCCTGAAAGTAGAAAATCAGACCCCGAAACAATGGCTTATCAATAGAATGGTATTAGAAATTAAGCGAAATCTGATGTATAATGGGATAAGTATAAGTGAAATAGCATACAAACTGGGGTTTAACGAGGTAACTAATTTTACAAAATTTTTTAAATCAAAGACAGGGGTAACGCCAACACAATTTAGAAAGTCTTTTCAGGAGTAA
- a CDS encoding helix-turn-helix domain-containing protein → MLNFNKSFNNYLNGLRINYITAKLYDTPIFREYKISYLAETCGFSSREVFAVIFKKETGVSPSYFINQLKK, encoded by the coding sequence ATGCTGAATTTCAATAAAAGTTTCAATAATTATCTTAATGGACTCCGTATCAATTATATTACGGCTAAATTATATGACACTCCTATTTTCAGGGAATATAAAATAAGTTATCTGGCGGAGACTTGTGGATTTTCTTCCAGAGAAGTTTTTGCCGTCATCTTTAAAAAAGAAACAGGGGTAAGTCCTTCCTATTTTATCAATCAGCTGAAAAAGTAA
- a CDS encoding phospholipase D-like domain-containing protein gives MSKENKRFYFRIDTEPSEAIEVFVGQNAGTQLNNDILNAQREVLIISPYIDEAKLDDLIMLKNRNVNVRLAFSDLRPEQYHEILRKLIHQHKVTDVKKKEKRESQKNMLFLSSIALFCLGVFSLIYFGMHAVDDLTNSNNFLAILVSLGSFFGFYKCWEMKAAVEKTEIYTYHYSENLNFKFIRNSRYDNKFLHSKIYIIDRKIAYLGSLNYTKSGFTTNFESRVRITQREKVNELVHFVHDIFEDNVNLKKHELFYLGKKIYSEEMY, from the coding sequence GTGTCTAAGGAAAACAAAAGATTTTATTTTAGAATTGATACTGAACCTAGTGAAGCAATTGAGGTCTTCGTTGGGCAAAATGCAGGAACTCAGCTGAATAATGATATTTTAAATGCTCAGAGGGAAGTTTTAATTATTTCTCCTTATATAGATGAAGCAAAGCTGGATGATCTTATCATGCTGAAAAACAGAAATGTAAATGTAAGACTGGCCTTTAGTGATCTACGACCGGAGCAGTACCATGAAATTCTCAGAAAGCTGATTCATCAGCACAAGGTAACTGATGTGAAGAAAAAAGAGAAAAGGGAAAGTCAGAAAAACATGCTCTTTCTGTCTTCTATTGCCTTATTTTGTTTGGGTGTTTTTTCCCTTATTTATTTCGGAATGCATGCTGTAGATGACCTCACCAATTCCAATAATTTCCTGGCTATACTTGTTTCCCTTGGATCATTTTTTGGATTCTATAAATGCTGGGAAATGAAGGCTGCTGTTGAAAAAACAGAAATCTACACGTACCATTATTCTGAAAACCTGAATTTTAAGTTCATCAGAAATAGCCGGTATGACAACAAATTTCTTCATTCTAAAATCTATATTATAGACCGAAAAATTGCGTATCTGGGATCACTGAACTACACCAAAAGTGGTTTTACCACTAATTTTGAATCCCGCGTCAGAATTACCCAGAGAGAAAAAGTAAATGAACTGGTTCACTTCGTTCATGATATTTTTGAAGATAATGTAAACCTCAAAAAGCACGAGCTTTTTTATCTTGGAAAGAAAATATACAGTGAGGAAATGTATTGA
- a CDS encoding helix-turn-helix domain-containing protein, whose protein sequence is MEYDFFRMYSQYLILYAPQSGLNYNNSENKKSVLPQYRKNIYTRELVDFILEQIENGVKTKTQIIEEYRIPKTTLYKWLNKYNNQKKQDLKQ, encoded by the coding sequence ATGGAATATGATTTTTTTAGAATGTATTCTCAATATTTAATTCTTTATGCTCCTCAATCCGGTTTGAATTATAATAATTCTGAAAATAAAAAATCTGTTCTCCCTCAATACAGAAAGAATATTTATACAAGAGAACTGGTAGATTTTATTTTAGAGCAGATAGAAAATGGTGTTAAAACAAAAACACAGATTATAGAAGAGTACAGGATTCCCAAAACCACTTTGTATAAGTGGCTGAATAAATACAACAATCAAAAAAAACAAGACTTAAAACAATAA